Proteins from one Pseudoalteromonas undina genomic window:
- a CDS encoding KpsF/GutQ family sugar-phosphate isomerase — MATLNFIQQGLRVLDIERQALSDIAQYVNESFDQACQLMYDCSGRIIVIGMGKSGHIGNKIAATLASTGSPAFFVHPGEASHGDLGMITSNDVVMLISNSGETSEVLNIIPVLKRIGAKMIAMTGNETSTMATLANVHVCIKVEQEACSLGLAPTASTTATLAMGDAMAVALLEARGFTADDFALSHPGGSLGKRLLLTLKDVMHSGIHTPIINETQTIKDALIEMSAKGLGMTAIINSNQQLSGLFTDGDLRRILEQRIDIHSTEINVVMTKSCTTATQDILAAEALNIMEQKRINGLIVINEHNQPIGALNMQDLLKAGVL; from the coding sequence ATGGCAACGCTAAATTTTATTCAACAAGGCTTGCGCGTCCTTGATATAGAACGTCAAGCACTCAGCGATATCGCACAATACGTTAATGAAAGCTTTGATCAAGCGTGCCAATTAATGTACGACTGCTCAGGCCGTATTATTGTTATTGGCATGGGTAAGTCGGGCCATATCGGTAATAAAATAGCAGCCACTTTAGCGAGTACTGGTAGCCCCGCATTTTTTGTACATCCTGGTGAAGCGAGTCATGGCGATTTAGGTATGATTACATCAAATGATGTGGTTATGCTTATATCTAACTCTGGCGAAACCAGTGAAGTGCTTAATATTATTCCGGTATTAAAACGCATTGGCGCAAAAATGATTGCTATGACAGGCAACGAAACGTCAACCATGGCAACATTGGCAAATGTGCATGTGTGTATTAAAGTTGAACAAGAAGCCTGCTCATTAGGCTTAGCGCCAACAGCAAGTACCACAGCAACACTCGCTATGGGCGATGCTATGGCGGTAGCATTATTAGAAGCCCGTGGTTTTACCGCTGATGATTTTGCACTGTCGCATCCAGGTGGCAGTTTAGGCAAACGCTTACTCTTAACCTTAAAAGATGTAATGCACAGCGGTATTCACACGCCTATTATTAATGAAACGCAAACCATTAAAGACGCCTTAATTGAAATGTCAGCCAAAGGGCTTGGCATGACCGCTATTATAAATAGTAATCAGCAATTATCGGGGTTGTTTACCGATGGTGATTTACGCCGTATTTTAGAGCAACGTATTGATATACACAGCACAGAAATTAATGTTGTGATGACAAAGTCATGTACAACAGCCACACAAGACATACTCGCGGCTGAAGCACTGAACATTATGGAACAAAAACGTATTAATGGTTTAATTGTGATTAATGAGCATAATCAGCCCATTGGCGCACTAAATATGCAAGACTTACTAAAAGCGGGGGTGCTATAA
- a CDS encoding calcium/sodium antiporter: MVTSFVILILGFAALVWSADRFVYGAAALAKNFGVPTLIVGLTVVAMGSSAPEMMVSASAALANKTDTAVGNAVGSNITNILLVLGITALLRPLSVSSSTLKREIPLVLLVSIATWYIFSDNYFSFFEGAALLFGFVVFIGGLIFVSLRAKNQDDPFVSEACDEVPDNVPTKKAVFWLVIGMILLPVSSHFLVGSAVDIAKYFGLSDLVIGLTIIAIGTSLPELAASIAGVLKNEDDLALGNIVGSNIFNILAVLPLAGLINPSVIDASVANRDVLIMIGATLALIAMSLNFRGQRRINRLEGGVLIVAFMIYQGYIFSQVG, from the coding sequence ATGGTTACCTCGTTTGTCATTTTAATTCTCGGTTTTGCGGCTCTCGTATGGAGTGCGGACAGGTTTGTTTATGGTGCGGCGGCACTGGCTAAAAACTTTGGCGTACCAACATTAATTGTAGGTTTAACCGTGGTAGCTATGGGCTCATCGGCCCCTGAAATGATGGTATCCGCTTCGGCTGCTTTGGCAAATAAAACCGATACAGCCGTAGGTAATGCAGTTGGTTCAAACATCACTAACATATTATTAGTATTAGGTATTACAGCGCTTTTAAGACCGCTTTCAGTCTCTTCAAGTACATTAAAACGAGAAATTCCACTGGTATTATTGGTGTCTATCGCTACTTGGTATATTTTTTCAGATAACTACTTTTCGTTTTTTGAAGGCGCAGCCTTACTCTTTGGTTTTGTTGTTTTTATTGGTGGACTTATTTTTGTATCACTGCGAGCAAAAAACCAAGACGATCCCTTTGTTAGCGAAGCCTGTGATGAAGTACCTGATAATGTCCCAACCAAAAAAGCCGTTTTTTGGTTAGTCATCGGAATGATTTTACTTCCTGTTAGCTCACACTTTTTAGTTGGCTCAGCCGTTGATATTGCAAAATATTTTGGCTTAAGCGACTTAGTAATTGGTTTAACCATAATAGCCATAGGCACCAGCTTACCTGAACTTGCAGCTTCCATTGCGGGTGTTCTTAAAAATGAAGATGATCTAGCACTGGGTAACATTGTTGGCTCAAATATTTTTAATATTCTCGCGGTGTTACCGCTGGCAGGATTAATTAACCCATCAGTTATTGACGCATCAGTAGCTAACCGTGATGTTTTAATTATGATCGGTGCAACCTTGGCACTTATTGCTATGTCATTGAACTTTAGAGGTCAAAGACGTATCAATAGACTAGAAGGTGGCGTACTCATCGTCGCATTTATGATTTACCAAGGTTATATTTTTAGTCAAGTAGGGTGA
- a CDS encoding ATP-binding cassette domain-containing protein has translation MESDLSQSIVEVKDVTFSRGDRVIYKNMSFDVPEGKITAIMGPSGIGKTTMLRLIGGQLKPDSGDILFKKDSIVAMSRKELYAARKRMSMLFQSGALFTDMSVFDNIAFPIREHTQLSEDLIRLVVLMKLQAVGLRGAKDLMPSELSGGMARRAALARSIALDPELIMYDEPFAGQDPISMGVLVKLIKSLNEVLGLSSLIVTHDVSEVMSIADHVIIIADQGVIGSGTPDEMRQHESPLVQQFLKGLSDGPVPFHYPAQTYADELLGESQ, from the coding sequence ATGGAGAGCGACTTGTCGCAATCAATAGTAGAAGTAAAGGATGTTACCTTTTCTAGAGGCGATAGGGTCATATACAAAAATATGAGCTTTGATGTCCCAGAAGGTAAAATTACTGCCATTATGGGGCCAAGCGGAATTGGCAAAACCACGATGCTGCGCTTAATTGGTGGCCAGCTCAAACCCGACTCCGGTGATATTTTATTTAAAAAAGACAGCATAGTCGCCATGTCCCGTAAAGAGCTCTACGCGGCACGTAAACGTATGAGTATGTTATTTCAAAGCGGTGCTTTATTTACCGATATGTCGGTATTCGACAATATCGCATTTCCTATCCGCGAGCATACACAACTCAGTGAAGACTTAATCCGTTTAGTGGTTTTAATGAAACTACAAGCAGTTGGCTTACGTGGTGCTAAAGATTTAATGCCTTCAGAGTTATCTGGTGGTATGGCACGTCGCGCAGCCTTGGCTCGCTCTATAGCGCTTGATCCTGAGCTAATTATGTATGATGAGCCTTTTGCAGGACAAGATCCCATTTCAATGGGAGTGTTGGTTAAGCTTATTAAATCTTTAAATGAAGTACTTGGTTTATCTTCTTTAATTGTTACGCACGATGTGAGTGAAGTAATGAGCATTGCCGACCACGTTATTATTATTGCCGATCAAGGTGTGATTGGTAGCGGCACGCCAGATGAGATGCGTCAGCACGAATCACCACTTGTGCAACAATTTTTAAAAGGATTATCAGATGGGCCTGTACCATTTCATTATCCAGCACAAACCTATGCAGATGAACTGTTAGGAGAGTCGCAGTAA
- the mlaE gene encoding lipid asymmetry maintenance ABC transporter permease subunit MlaE — MLDLLQKIGHKTLGRFAALGRSTQMLASALWHLPNLKKGTPLLVRQLYMVGSQSLLIIVVSGLFIGMVLALQGYTVLVDYGAEDSLGPLVALSLLRELGPVVTALLFAGRAGSALTAEIGLMKATEQLSSLEMMAIDPLRRIIAPRFWAGLISMPLLALIFSAVAIIGAHLVGVDWLGVDTGSFWSIMQAQVSFEKDILNGLIKSIVFAIVVTWIALYKGYDCVPTSEGISKATTETVVHSSLAVLGFDFILTAVMFTS, encoded by the coding sequence ATGTTGGATTTACTACAAAAAATAGGCCATAAAACGCTGGGTCGATTTGCAGCACTCGGGCGTTCAACGCAAATGTTGGCAAGTGCATTATGGCATTTACCCAATTTAAAAAAAGGTACGCCTCTGCTGGTGCGCCAACTCTACATGGTTGGATCACAGTCATTATTGATCATTGTGGTGTCGGGATTATTTATCGGCATGGTTTTAGCGCTGCAAGGTTATACCGTTTTAGTTGATTATGGTGCAGAAGATAGCCTAGGCCCGTTAGTAGCGCTTAGCTTGTTACGTGAGCTTGGACCGGTAGTTACTGCGTTATTATTTGCAGGCAGAGCAGGCAGTGCGTTAACCGCTGAAATCGGCTTAATGAAAGCCACCGAGCAGTTATCGTCGCTAGAGATGATGGCTATTGACCCGCTTAGACGTATTATTGCGCCGCGATTTTGGGCTGGCTTAATTAGTATGCCGTTACTGGCATTAATTTTTTCAGCGGTCGCTATTATTGGTGCTCACTTGGTGGGTGTTGATTGGCTAGGTGTTGATACCGGAAGCTTTTGGTCAATAATGCAAGCTCAGGTGTCGTTTGAAAAAGATATACTAAACGGTTTAATTAAAAGTATCGTATTTGCGATTGTTGTCACTTGGATTGCACTTTATAAAGGGTATGACTGTGTTCCTACATCAGAAGGGATCAGCAAGGCAACAACAGAAACAGTGGTGCATTCATCACTGGCGGTATTAGGTTTTGACTTTATTTTGACAGCGGTAATGTTTACTAGCTAA
- the mlaD gene encoding outer membrane lipid asymmetry maintenance protein MlaD yields the protein MNSRKLEILVGFFVALGILAFSMLALKVANSGISGSGETYTLNAKFENIGSLKTRAPIKVGGVVIGRVESIYVHPQEFLPVVNMSIDAQYLCRFSDTSSISILTSGILGEQYLGINPVIASDSAKQRCLGEDVANSAQDQAIDDLFGVQSKALASGDSITDTKSALVLEELIGQFLFNQGSE from the coding sequence ATGAATTCACGGAAATTAGAAATTTTAGTTGGTTTTTTTGTCGCGCTGGGTATCTTGGCATTTTCAATGCTAGCGCTTAAAGTGGCCAATTCAGGTATTAGCGGCTCAGGTGAAACCTACACATTAAACGCCAAGTTTGAAAATATAGGCTCATTAAAAACTCGCGCGCCTATTAAAGTAGGGGGAGTTGTTATTGGTCGTGTCGAGTCAATTTATGTACACCCGCAAGAGTTTTTACCTGTGGTGAACATGAGTATTGATGCGCAGTATTTATGTCGTTTTTCAGATACCAGCTCTATCTCAATTTTAACCTCGGGTATTTTAGGTGAGCAATATTTAGGTATTAACCCTGTGATCGCTTCAGATTCAGCTAAACAACGTTGTTTAGGCGAAGATGTTGCAAACAGTGCACAAGACCAAGCTATTGATGATTTATTTGGGGTGCAAAGCAAAGCATTAGCAAGTGGCGATTCAATTACTGATACCAAATCGGCATTGGTACTTGAAGAATTAATTGGCCAGTTCTTATTCAACCAAGGTAGTGAGTAA
- a CDS encoding MlaC/ttg2D family ABC transporter substrate-binding protein encodes MLKTFLVSIALVSLMLLQSVQAAEVKLTDPNKMVRQVADNTFARITQDQPLIVKDKEHLRVIVEEELMPYIDYKYAALRVLGSEVSKVRAITDKAEKAKAIEDIQRFIGAFREYLVATYAGVFTQYTNQQVEFAAEQPFKGKDVVVVKTKIVEAGKPDIKIDFKVREDRSGEWRAYDMIAEGISLLDAKQSELQGILRQQGIDHVSGLLEQKSKLPVQFRGSDTNE; translated from the coding sequence ATGTTGAAAACATTTTTAGTAAGTATTGCGCTAGTAAGTTTAATGCTATTACAAAGCGTGCAAGCAGCAGAAGTAAAATTAACTGATCCTAATAAAATGGTACGCCAAGTTGCTGACAATACCTTTGCACGAATTACCCAAGATCAACCATTAATAGTAAAAGATAAAGAACATTTACGTGTTATTGTTGAAGAAGAGTTAATGCCGTACATCGACTACAAATATGCGGCACTAAGAGTGTTAGGTAGCGAAGTGTCTAAGGTACGCGCAATTACCGACAAGGCAGAAAAAGCAAAAGCAATTGAAGATATTCAGCGTTTTATTGGTGCATTTAGAGAGTACTTAGTTGCCACCTATGCCGGTGTATTTACCCAATACACTAACCAACAAGTTGAATTTGCTGCCGAGCAACCTTTTAAAGGTAAAGACGTGGTGGTGGTAAAAACCAAAATTGTTGAAGCGGGTAAACCTGATATAAAAATTGATTTTAAAGTACGTGAAGACCGAAGCGGTGAGTGGCGCGCTTACGACATGATTGCTGAAGGTATTAGTTTACTTGATGCAAAACAAAGTGAACTTCAGGGTATTTTACGCCAACAAGGTATTGACCATGTTAGCGGCCTATTAGAGCAAAAAAGTAAGCTGCCGGTTCAGTTTAGAGGCAGCGATACAAATGAGTAA
- a CDS encoding STAS domain-containing protein, giving the protein MSKLAISQVDEQHLRVTGELTHNSIGNERLLNTKRQTKHKTLYFDLTEVTRVDTAGLAWLIHSFTEFKQQGIRLELQNPPEQLQNLMQLGQVTTLFE; this is encoded by the coding sequence ATGAGTAAATTGGCAATCAGCCAAGTTGATGAGCAGCATTTACGAGTTACTGGTGAATTGACTCATAACTCAATTGGCAATGAACGGCTTCTGAACACTAAGCGACAAACTAAGCATAAAACCCTTTATTTTGACCTAACTGAGGTCACAAGGGTTGACACAGCCGGCTTAGCTTGGTTAATTCACTCTTTTACAGAATTTAAGCAGCAAGGCATTCGCCTTGAATTGCAAAACCCACCTGAACAACTGCAAAACCTTATGCAGTTGGGTCAGGTTACAACCCTATTTGAGTGA
- a CDS encoding BolA family protein, translating to METSQVETLLRDELQLAEVHVKANGSHYEVIAVGECFDGLSRVKKQQLVYGPLMNTISDGTIHAVSIRAFTPTEWKREQKFILPQ from the coding sequence ATGGAAACGAGTCAAGTCGAAACATTATTACGCGACGAACTTCAGTTAGCTGAAGTACATGTAAAAGCCAATGGCAGTCATTATGAAGTAATTGCAGTTGGTGAATGCTTTGACGGATTAAGTCGTGTTAAAAAGCAACAGTTAGTGTATGGCCCATTAATGAATACTATTTCAGATGGTACCATTCATGCTGTTTCTATCCGCGCTTTTACTCCGACTGAGTGGAAACGTGAGCAAAAATTCATTTTACCGCAATAA
- the murA gene encoding UDP-N-acetylglucosamine 1-carboxyvinyltransferase, which produces MDQFVIQGGTSLAGEVTISGAKNAALPILFAALLPEGKSTFTNVPRLRDIITTEALLKTLGADVQWQGDSLIIDGATVNSTLAPYELVKQMRASVLALGPLVARFGEAQVSLPGGCAIGARPVDIHIQGLERMGAQITVENGYINAKVDGRLKGAEIFMEMISVGATENLLMAATLADGKTVLENAAREPEIIDLANCLIAMGAKITGAGSSRIEIEGVERLSGCEHRILPDRIETGTFLVAAAMAGGEVLCKMTDFHSLEPVIEKLRATNALLEVHDDSIYLDMRGRELKAVNIKTMPHPGFPTDMQAQFTALNVVANGSATITETIFENRFMHVPELQRMGANIRLEGNTAFCGETQSLSGAQVMATDLRASASLILTGIVAQGETVVDRIYHVDRGYQRIEDKLSALGANIKRKSN; this is translated from the coding sequence ATGGATCAATTTGTAATTCAAGGTGGCACTTCGCTGGCTGGTGAAGTAACTATTTCTGGCGCTAAAAATGCGGCACTTCCTATTTTATTTGCAGCCTTATTGCCCGAGGGTAAAAGTACCTTTACTAATGTACCGCGCCTTCGCGATATTATTACTACAGAAGCTTTATTAAAAACCTTAGGCGCTGATGTTCAGTGGCAAGGTGATTCACTGATTATTGATGGTGCAACGGTAAATAGTACGTTAGCGCCTTATGAATTAGTAAAGCAAATGCGCGCATCAGTGCTCGCACTTGGCCCTTTAGTCGCTCGCTTTGGTGAGGCACAAGTATCCTTGCCAGGTGGCTGTGCTATTGGTGCACGCCCAGTTGATATTCATATTCAAGGTTTAGAGCGCATGGGCGCGCAAATAACGGTGGAAAATGGTTATATTAATGCCAAAGTAGATGGACGCTTAAAAGGCGCTGAAATTTTCATGGAAATGATCAGTGTCGGTGCTACCGAAAACTTACTCATGGCGGCAACGCTTGCAGATGGCAAAACTGTTTTAGAAAATGCAGCGCGCGAGCCTGAAATCATCGACTTAGCTAATTGCTTAATTGCAATGGGCGCTAAAATTACCGGTGCAGGCTCTAGCCGTATTGAGATTGAAGGGGTTGAGCGTTTATCGGGTTGTGAACACCGCATATTACCGGATCGTATTGAAACCGGCACTTTTTTAGTGGCCGCCGCGATGGCCGGTGGTGAAGTACTATGTAAAATGACCGACTTTCATTCACTTGAGCCGGTAATAGAAAAGTTACGTGCAACCAATGCGTTACTAGAAGTGCATGATGACAGTATTTATCTTGATATGCGTGGCCGAGAGCTTAAAGCGGTTAATATTAAAACTATGCCGCATCCAGGTTTTCCAACCGACATGCAAGCTCAATTTACCGCTTTAAATGTAGTAGCTAATGGCAGTGCGACCATTACCGAAACTATTTTTGAAAATCGTTTTATGCATGTACCTGAGCTACAGCGTATGGGCGCTAATATTCGTCTTGAAGGCAATACAGCTTTTTGTGGTGAAACACAAAGCTTATCGGGTGCGCAGGTTATGGCAACCGATTTACGAGCATCAGCAAGCCTTATTTTAACGGGAATTGTGGCTCAAGGTGAAACGGTTGTTGACCGTATTTATCATGTAGATAGAGGCTATCAGCGTATTGAAGATAAACTCAGTGCGCTAGGTGCTAACATTAAACGCAAAAGCAATTAA
- a CDS encoding trypsin-like peptidase domain-containing protein gives MLKLLKFVLPPLFAGLGIAFLVVFFSPNMRTALLPNVPLPSAMTTSHLSFSDAVKRAAPSVVTIFSESISKEPRYKRQNTVQELGSGVIMSPDGYILTNYHVINNADQILVILTDGRRFFDVQLIGFDTITDLALLKINANHLPVIPVNDNYTTSVGDLVLAIGNPLNLGQTITQGIISATGKQKITDSPYNNLLQMDAAINVGNSGGALVNSNGDLVGITSAQFKTRENLNIQGIFFAVPYTLAKEVMGKLIRHGRVVRGYLGFEGTAVDSTGKEVNDSLTPVAGMRITNLDPLGPAWQAGIEEQDIVIKIAGLSVANPQNVLKKIGGTEPGKEIEFELYRNGEIEKIMVTVAELETKL, from the coding sequence GTGCTAAAACTTCTAAAATTTGTACTTCCTCCTTTGTTTGCCGGTTTAGGCATTGCTTTTTTAGTGGTTTTTTTCAGCCCTAACATGCGTACTGCATTACTACCTAATGTTCCCCTGCCAAGCGCAATGACCACAAGCCATTTAAGCTTTTCGGATGCGGTTAAACGCGCGGCACCATCGGTTGTCACTATTTTTTCAGAGAGTATTTCTAAAGAGCCACGCTATAAGCGCCAAAATACCGTGCAAGAGCTCGGTTCTGGCGTGATCATGTCACCCGATGGCTATATATTAACTAACTACCATGTGATCAATAATGCCGATCAAATACTGGTCATTCTTACCGATGGTAGGCGCTTTTTTGATGTGCAACTTATTGGTTTTGATACCATTACCGATTTAGCATTATTAAAAATAAATGCCAACCACCTCCCCGTTATCCCTGTTAATGACAACTACACCACAAGTGTCGGTGATTTGGTGTTAGCAATTGGCAACCCATTAAATTTAGGGCAAACAATTACTCAGGGGATCATTAGCGCCACCGGTAAGCAAAAAATTACTGACAGCCCCTACAATAATTTATTGCAAATGGATGCTGCCATTAACGTGGGCAACTCAGGGGGGGCACTGGTAAATTCTAATGGCGACTTAGTGGGGATAACTTCTGCCCAATTTAAAACCCGTGAGAACTTAAACATTCAGGGAATATTTTTTGCTGTACCTTACACCCTTGCTAAAGAAGTTATGGGTAAACTTATTCGCCATGGACGAGTTGTACGTGGCTATTTGGGCTTTGAAGGCACCGCAGTAGATAGTACAGGCAAAGAGGTCAATGATAGCTTAACGCCCGTTGCAGGCATGCGTATTACCAACTTAGACCCTTTAGGTCCAGCATGGCAAGCGGGCATTGAAGAACAAGACATTGTGATTAAAATTGCCGGACTTTCTGTGGCTAATCCACAAAATGTATTGAAAAAAATAGGTGGGACCGAGCCAGGTAAAGAAATTGAGTTTGAGCTATACCGTAATGGTGAAATAGAAAAAATAATGGTGACGGTTGCGGAGCTTGAAACCAAACTATAA
- a CDS encoding Do family serine endopeptidase, giving the protein MKMKLSLISAAILSTSLLLSPTASFAKLPVAVNGQQLPTLAPMLEQITPGVVSIQVSGSKEVRRRGDPLDFFFGNPQPRSQKRQFSGLGSGVIIDADKGYVVTNNHVVQDAEKMVVTLEDGREYEATKIGSDKESDIALLQIDADELTAVKLANSDDLRVGDFAVAIGNPFGLSHTVTSGIVSALGRSGLNIEGYEDFIQTDAAINQGNSGGALVNLNGELIGINTAILGASGGNVGIGFAIPSNMMKNLVDQIVEHGEVRRGSLGISGRPLDAGLAKAQQLDVKQGAYVMQVLDDTAASKAGIKAGDVIISINGSEISGFHELRSKIATLGEGREVQLGIYRDGKVKNVEVTLDGASGITAAGEELHPAFQGATLENVKKNKMKGIEVTSVDPRSPSARVGLEEGDVIVQVNRQRVESIRDMNQIIDDIQGNIVLGVKRGRESIFVLIQ; this is encoded by the coding sequence ATGAAAATGAAATTATCACTTATCAGTGCTGCTATTTTATCTACTAGCTTATTATTAAGTCCAACCGCCTCGTTTGCTAAGTTGCCGGTTGCCGTTAATGGTCAACAATTACCAACACTTGCCCCTATGCTTGAGCAAATCACGCCAGGTGTAGTGAGTATTCAGGTTTCAGGCTCTAAAGAAGTGCGTCGACGCGGTGACCCACTCGATTTCTTTTTTGGCAACCCGCAGCCACGTAGCCAAAAGCGACAGTTTAGTGGTTTAGGCTCTGGAGTTATTATTGATGCCGATAAAGGCTATGTGGTTACCAACAACCATGTAGTACAAGACGCCGAAAAAATGGTGGTTACCCTCGAAGATGGCCGCGAATATGAGGCAACAAAAATTGGCAGCGATAAAGAATCTGATATTGCGCTACTACAAATAGACGCAGATGAATTAACCGCTGTAAAACTTGCTAACTCAGATGACTTACGTGTCGGTGATTTTGCCGTTGCAATTGGTAATCCTTTTGGTTTAAGCCACACAGTTACCTCTGGTATTGTTAGCGCATTAGGTCGTAGTGGTTTAAATATTGAAGGTTACGAAGATTTCATTCAAACCGATGCCGCGATTAACCAAGGTAACTCAGGTGGCGCTTTAGTTAATTTAAACGGTGAGTTAATTGGTATTAATACCGCTATTTTAGGTGCATCGGGTGGTAATGTGGGGATTGGTTTTGCTATTCCATCAAACATGATGAAAAACCTTGTTGATCAAATTGTAGAACATGGTGAAGTACGCCGTGGCTCGCTAGGTATTTCAGGCCGCCCTCTTGATGCAGGCCTTGCCAAAGCACAGCAGCTTGATGTTAAACAAGGTGCTTACGTTATGCAGGTACTCGATGATACAGCTGCCAGCAAAGCCGGTATTAAAGCAGGCGATGTGATTATTAGCATTAATGGCAGTGAAATTAGTGGCTTCCATGAACTGCGAAGCAAAATTGCCACTTTAGGTGAAGGCCGTGAAGTACAGCTAGGAATTTACCGTGACGGTAAAGTTAAAAACGTTGAAGTTACCCTAGATGGCGCATCAGGAATTACCGCTGCAGGTGAAGAGTTACACCCAGCATTCCAAGGTGCAACACTTGAAAACGTGAAGAAAAACAAAATGAAAGGGATTGAGGTAACCTCTGTCGATCCTCGTTCACCATCAGCACGGGTTGGCCTTGAAGAAGGCGATGTTATTGTGCAAGTAAACCGTCAACGGGTAGAAAGCATTCGCGATATGAACCAAATTATCGACGATATTCAAGGTAATATTGTGTTAGGTGTTAAACGCGGACGCGAGTCTATCTTTGTATTAATTCAGTAA
- a CDS encoding YhcB family protein — MGTFTWVGLVIVVAIAAFFVGAFVTKKQFKQDELEQQAEQAKHTLEQYRQDVADHLASTGKLVNKMKENYDQLLSHVEETNQLLLEDRNKAPAEPFFSKETTEQLQASLKERSSDRSNADAQPADYVSGKSGLFAGDVNTSKAS, encoded by the coding sequence ATGGGTACATTTACATGGGTAGGCTTAGTGATAGTGGTTGCTATTGCTGCATTTTTCGTTGGTGCCTTTGTCACTAAAAAACAATTTAAACAAGATGAGTTAGAGCAACAAGCAGAGCAAGCTAAGCATACTTTAGAGCAGTATCGCCAAGATGTAGCCGACCATTTAGCAAGTACTGGTAAGTTAGTAAACAAAATGAAAGAAAACTACGATCAGTTATTAAGTCATGTTGAAGAAACCAATCAACTGTTACTTGAAGACAGAAATAAAGCTCCTGCTGAACCGTTTTTCTCTAAAGAAACCACAGAGCAGTTACAAGCGTCATTAAAAGAACGTAGCTCAGACCGCTCAAACGCCGATGCTCAACCAGCCGATTATGTGTCGGGTAAATCAGGTTTATTTGCAGGTGATGTGAATACTTCTAAAGCATCTTGA